A genome region from Schlesneria paludicola DSM 18645 includes the following:
- a CDS encoding arylsulfatase, which yields MFGPRQFRTIAVLSVGALLGFLAASGGLSVTGRADAARTGSDTADESTARAIGVELPCCDAKLDRTSTLGQSIQLADARSALATHNLGVAAAAQVSGKKPNILVLWGDDIGVHNISAYNHGIMGYHTPNIDRIAKEGALFTDSYAQQSCTAGRASFILGQHPFRTGLLTIGMPGSPHGIPDWTPTTADLLKEQGYATGQFGKNHLGDQDKHLPTLHGFDEFFGNLYHLNAEEEPETYYYPKDPEFKKKYGPRGVLHCTADGKGGQTVKDTGPLTSKRMETIDEEVHEKAMDFLDRTVKAKKPFFLWYNSTRMHVWTHLKKASQGKTGIGLYPDGMVEHDGFVGQVLKKLDDLGIADNTIVVYGTDNGAETASWPDGGITPFHGEKGTTWEGGLRVPMIVRWPGVIKPGTIVNEIFSQEDWMPTFLAAAGEPNIVGKLKDGYKANGKTFKIHADGYNFLPYFKGETKKGPREEILYFGQGGELNAVRWNDWKVNFAVVDGNIATGTRKITGWPLITHLKADPYEKMALESSMYMRWYGDNIWLFVPVQAQIKNFLVTIPQFPFQQGSSLNAAGINYQTLKAAEALKRLNDLETLGNPAN from the coding sequence ATGTTTGGGCCGAGACAATTCCGAACGATCGCAGTGTTATCGGTAGGGGCGCTGCTTGGCTTCCTCGCCGCATCGGGCGGCTTAAGCGTCACGGGGCGTGCCGATGCCGCTCGGACCGGAAGCGACACCGCCGATGAGTCAACGGCCAGGGCAATCGGGGTCGAGCTGCCTTGTTGCGATGCGAAACTCGATCGGACGTCGACGTTGGGGCAGTCGATCCAATTGGCAGATGCCAGATCCGCTTTGGCAACTCATAATTTAGGAGTGGCCGCAGCAGCGCAAGTCAGCGGGAAAAAGCCAAATATCCTTGTCCTGTGGGGCGATGACATCGGCGTCCACAACATCAGCGCGTATAACCACGGCATTATGGGGTATCACACCCCTAACATCGACCGAATCGCGAAAGAGGGCGCGCTGTTCACCGATTCCTATGCTCAGCAGAGCTGCACGGCGGGTCGAGCTTCGTTCATTCTCGGTCAGCATCCGTTCCGCACAGGCTTGTTGACCATCGGAATGCCTGGCAGCCCACATGGTATCCCCGACTGGACGCCGACCACCGCTGACCTACTCAAAGAGCAAGGTTATGCAACGGGGCAGTTCGGAAAGAATCACCTTGGCGATCAAGACAAGCACTTGCCTACGCTACATGGGTTCGACGAATTCTTCGGCAACCTGTACCACCTGAATGCCGAAGAAGAGCCGGAAACGTACTACTACCCGAAAGATCCCGAGTTCAAAAAGAAGTATGGTCCCCGCGGCGTGCTCCACTGCACTGCCGACGGCAAAGGCGGACAGACCGTTAAGGACACCGGTCCGCTGACCTCGAAGCGCATGGAAACGATTGACGAGGAAGTTCACGAGAAGGCGATGGACTTCCTCGATCGCACCGTCAAAGCGAAGAAGCCGTTCTTCCTGTGGTACAACAGCACCCGCATGCACGTCTGGACGCACCTCAAGAAGGCGTCCCAAGGCAAGACCGGCATCGGACTCTATCCCGATGGCATGGTCGAACATGACGGCTTCGTCGGTCAAGTCCTGAAGAAACTCGATGATCTGGGGATTGCTGACAACACGATCGTGGTCTATGGCACTGATAACGGTGCAGAAACAGCATCGTGGCCGGACGGCGGCATCACCCCGTTCCACGGCGAAAAGGGGACGACTTGGGAGGGTGGTCTCCGCGTTCCCATGATCGTTCGCTGGCCTGGCGTGATTAAACCCGGAACGATCGTCAACGAGATCTTCTCGCAAGAAGACTGGATGCCAACGTTCTTGGCCGCCGCGGGAGAACCGAACATCGTCGGCAAGCTGAAGGACGGTTATAAGGCCAACGGCAAGACGTTTAAAATCCATGCGGATGGCTATAACTTCCTACCTTACTTCAAGGGCGAAACGAAGAAGGGGCCTCGCGAAGAAATTCTCTACTTCGGCCAGGGTGGCGAATTGAACGCCGTGCGTTGGAACGATTGGAAGGTCAACTTTGCCGTGGTGGACGGGAACATCGCGACCGGTACCCGCAAAATCACTGGCTGGCCGTTGATCACACACCTCAAAGCCGACCCTTATGAGAAGATGGCGCTTGAGTCAAGTATGTACATGCGCTGGTATGGAGACAACATTTGGTTGTTCGTGCCCGTACAAGCTCAGATCAAAAACTTCCTGGTCACAATTCCGCAGTTCCCGTTCCAACAAGGCAGCAGCCTGAATGCGGCCGGGATCAACTATCAGACACTCAAAGCGGCTGAAGCCCTCAAGCGATTGAATGACCTCGAAACGCTCGGAAATCCCGCAAATTGA
- a CDS encoding carbohydrate porin: MFHLHIRSCQLLLCLFVCSRQLFAQAELIDAASDLVDAPTSIVATEQSCRPSVFCDDDCDIWARPTLTGDWCGQRTNLQKSGITFTGQSTQFAFGVDGGIRTSPVPLLGTGDTFKYTGRGTYNAIVDLEKFGGLPHGKLLVTAEHWYGQFSNVSLNTGAFAPAVFGAFLPTAPNDPGDLFLTNFVITQPLSEKLVVFAGKKVLPGAADVDEFAGGNGTQQFMNQAFCANPAFLLGLPYTSFTAGAAMPREWGVMTAYVYDPQDRTRDFFNNLGDLFSKGVIVGGEVKLKTNFFDKKGDQHVGAIWKHVALTNLNFAEPPPGVYPEPTVPGFPTLNDSYTLYYGFDQYLVQYTDKPGRGYGVFGRASISDGNPTPVQYFLSAGVGGYSPVGRQRGDQFGVGWYFVGASNQFGPLPQAIFGPRDGAGVEAYYKFQVNPWMDISPDIQYINPGTSIATDSVVYGVRVNMQL, encoded by the coding sequence ATGTTTCATTTACACATTCGAAGTTGCCAGCTCCTTCTATGCTTGTTCGTCTGCTCCCGGCAATTGTTTGCGCAGGCGGAATTGATTGATGCGGCGTCTGATCTTGTTGATGCGCCCACATCGATCGTTGCGACAGAGCAGAGTTGCAGGCCGTCGGTCTTTTGTGATGACGATTGCGATATTTGGGCGCGTCCGACTCTGACAGGCGACTGGTGCGGCCAGCGCACAAACCTGCAGAAATCCGGCATCACGTTTACTGGGCAGTCAACGCAATTCGCGTTCGGGGTCGACGGCGGCATCCGTACTTCTCCGGTTCCGCTTTTAGGAACTGGAGACACGTTCAAGTACACGGGGCGCGGCACATACAATGCGATCGTGGACTTAGAGAAGTTCGGTGGGCTGCCCCATGGCAAGTTGCTGGTAACAGCAGAGCATTGGTATGGACAGTTCTCCAACGTCTCACTGAATACTGGGGCGTTTGCTCCGGCTGTGTTTGGTGCGTTCCTTCCAACGGCGCCGAACGATCCCGGCGATCTGTTCCTGACCAATTTCGTGATCACCCAGCCACTGTCAGAAAAGTTGGTGGTCTTCGCCGGAAAAAAAGTGCTGCCAGGCGCCGCCGATGTGGATGAGTTCGCGGGTGGGAATGGCACGCAGCAGTTCATGAATCAAGCGTTTTGTGCCAATCCCGCATTTCTGCTCGGTCTGCCCTACACCTCATTCACTGCGGGTGCGGCGATGCCGAGAGAGTGGGGAGTAATGACTGCCTACGTCTATGATCCCCAGGATCGAACCAGGGATTTCTTCAACAACCTGGGCGACCTGTTCTCGAAGGGCGTGATTGTCGGAGGTGAAGTGAAGCTGAAAACAAACTTTTTTGACAAGAAGGGCGATCAGCATGTGGGGGCGATTTGGAAACATGTCGCACTGACGAATCTGAACTTTGCCGAGCCTCCCCCAGGCGTCTACCCCGAGCCAACGGTCCCCGGTTTTCCGACGCTCAATGACTCGTATACACTCTACTACGGCTTTGATCAATACCTGGTGCAATACACGGACAAACCGGGACGCGGCTACGGTGTCTTTGGGCGAGCCTCCATCAGTGATGGAAATCCGACCCCTGTCCAATACTTCCTGAGCGCCGGTGTTGGAGGTTACAGCCCCGTTGGAAGGCAACGTGGCGATCAGTTTGGTGTCGGCTGGTACTTTGTCGGCGCGAGTAACCAATTTGGCCCGCTGCCTCAGGCGATTTTTGGCCCACGGGACGGAGCTGGCGTCGAAGCGTACTACAAGTTTCAAGTCAATCCTTGGATGGATATCAGTCCAGACATTCAGTACATCAATCCAGGGACCTCGATCGCGACCGATTCCGTTGTTTACGGAGTGCGAGTCAACATGCAGCTCTAA
- a CDS encoding porin, producing MDRSSVRSSAGGDPANYFASYDRGFVVRPKDVEQSPFELKINGQNQIRYTGFSREEPDWTDSAGTVTPLSNMSSFQIPRGRLIFSGFTFRKELLYNLNIDYNTVGSNQINFRAYWLAWRFNRTITIYAGQSKVPGGREWLLSFVDTQGVDRSMATTFFRPSLSQGIWATGEPADRVFYHVMMSNGFNTLGSTPQQLSSLMAFSGSIWCEPFGDFGRGYSDFEWHAEPAIRVGTSLTYAPEEGPQGGSTVPENSPIRLSDGTLITQTGALAPGTTLNAFKIGLASFDFAYKYRGFSLSGEFYSQNLFALRATSSIPQSSIYQFGGFAQAGYFVIPQKLEPYVRTSHVTGPFGTGAEYAGGFNWFFLPEKQNLRFTLDAAWLDHSPADQNRTNYQAGQTGILVRSQIQIFF from the coding sequence TTGGATCGAAGCTCTGTCCGCTCCAGTGCTGGCGGCGATCCTGCGAATTACTTTGCCAGCTATGATCGCGGTTTTGTGGTACGTCCCAAAGATGTCGAGCAGTCTCCGTTTGAATTGAAGATCAATGGGCAGAATCAGATACGGTATACCGGTTTCTCACGGGAAGAACCGGATTGGACCGATAGCGCGGGGACTGTGACGCCGTTGAGCAATATGAGTAGCTTTCAGATTCCGCGAGGGCGATTGATCTTCTCGGGATTCACGTTTCGTAAAGAACTCTTATACAACCTCAATATTGACTACAACACCGTTGGTAGTAATCAGATCAATTTTCGGGCGTATTGGCTTGCCTGGCGGTTCAATCGGACGATTACCATTTATGCCGGGCAGAGCAAAGTTCCTGGGGGGCGTGAATGGCTTCTCTCATTCGTCGATACGCAGGGTGTCGATCGATCGATGGCAACCACCTTCTTTCGTCCTAGCCTAAGCCAGGGAATCTGGGCCACAGGCGAACCAGCCGATCGTGTATTTTACCATGTCATGATGTCCAACGGGTTCAATACCCTTGGTTCGACCCCGCAGCAACTCAGTTCGCTGATGGCCTTTTCGGGGTCCATCTGGTGCGAACCTTTCGGTGATTTCGGACGGGGCTATTCCGATTTTGAATGGCATGCAGAACCCGCGATTCGGGTTGGAACGAGCCTGACGTATGCTCCCGAGGAGGGACCGCAGGGAGGTTCGACGGTCCCGGAAAACTCGCCGATTCGACTTTCTGACGGCACACTGATTACGCAAACCGGTGCATTGGCACCTGGCACCACGTTGAATGCGTTCAAAATTGGTCTCGCCAGTTTCGATTTTGCGTACAAGTACCGAGGGTTCAGTCTGAGCGGAGAATTCTATTCGCAGAATCTGTTTGCTCTGCGAGCCACAAGTTCGATTCCTCAATCGTCCATCTATCAATTCGGCGGCTTCGCCCAGGCCGGATATTTTGTCATTCCGCAAAAGCTGGAACCCTACGTCCGCACCTCGCACGTCACAGGCCCGTTTGGAACAGGTGCGGAATATGCGGGCGGCTTCAACTGGTTCTTCCTTCCTGAGAAGCAAAATCTGCGTTTCACACTCGATGCTGCCTGGCTAGACCATTCACCGGCTGATCAGAACCGCACGAATTATCAGGCGGGACAGACCGGCATTCTCGTACGGTCGCAGATTCAGATCTTCTTCTAA